The following are from one region of the Bacillus spongiae genome:
- a CDS encoding multicopper oxidase family protein produces MKWKGLGIISLVLFGLAACSEIDTMKNTEESTDIQESKEPIILKEDNKNEFMIVANERKHTFTKNSSIEAWTFNGSVPGSQIRLKQGEEVKIHLKNELPDPITIHWHGITVNNNMDGIPGVTQNAVQPGDTYTYRFTPEDPGTYMYHTHQDGVNQMDKGLAGSLIVEPQEAEQLDRDYTLVLDEWNTNSDEKLGGMMEGMMEGMMGNMDAYDMYTINGKTGESIKPLEVKEGEKVRIRLVNVGFMSHAFHLHGHEYKIVAVDGQKINEPKAIENKLISVAPGERYDIEFTADNSGDWYLERHGNEEGTENMKIQIKYKNATVNEDRSNQQVALPHFDYTSYGEASDSPFALSQVYDVEYTMDLNTEMKNHEMAYTINGKTFPNTENIQVKEGEKVKVTLRNNSMMDDHPMHLHGHFFQIISKNGKLVEGSPIIKDTVNLTPGDEYVIAFEADNPGDWLFHCHDLHHASAGMVNMVKYDNFQPDFELDPNANNKPE; encoded by the coding sequence GTGAAATGGAAAGGGTTAGGGATCATATCGCTAGTACTGTTTGGTTTGGCTGCCTGTTCTGAAATCGATACAATGAAAAATACAGAAGAATCTACCGATATCCAAGAAAGTAAAGAACCTATCATATTAAAAGAAGATAATAAGAATGAATTTATGATAGTGGCTAATGAGAGAAAGCATACATTTACAAAAAATTCATCCATTGAAGCTTGGACATTTAATGGTTCCGTTCCGGGCTCACAAATTCGTCTTAAGCAAGGAGAGGAAGTGAAAATTCATTTAAAAAATGAATTACCTGACCCCATTACTATCCACTGGCATGGAATTACAGTGAATAATAATATGGACGGTATCCCTGGTGTCACTCAAAATGCCGTTCAACCAGGCGATACTTATACGTATCGCTTCACCCCTGAAGACCCAGGAACTTACATGTATCATACTCACCAAGATGGTGTAAATCAAATGGATAAGGGATTAGCTGGGTCTCTTATTGTCGAACCACAAGAAGCTGAACAGCTGGATAGAGATTATACACTCGTTTTAGATGAATGGAACACTAACAGCGATGAAAAGCTGGGAGGGATGATGGAAGGAATGATGGAAGGAATGATGGGGAACATGGATGCTTATGACATGTATACAATAAACGGGAAAACTGGAGAAAGCATTAAACCTCTAGAAGTGAAGGAAGGAGAGAAAGTTAGGATTCGTTTAGTGAATGTAGGGTTCATGTCCCATGCATTTCATCTCCATGGACATGAGTACAAAATTGTTGCTGTTGATGGTCAAAAAATAAATGAACCAAAAGCAATTGAAAATAAACTGATTTCTGTTGCTCCTGGTGAGCGATATGATATTGAATTCACTGCTGATAATTCAGGGGATTGGTATTTAGAACGACATGGAAACGAAGAAGGTACGGAAAATATGAAAATACAAATTAAATATAAGAATGCAACAGTAAATGAAGATCGGTCCAACCAGCAAGTTGCATTACCTCATTTCGACTATACATCCTATGGAGAGGCTTCTGATAGTCCTTTTGCACTCAGTCAGGTATATGATGTTGAGTATACGATGGACTTAAATACAGAAATGAAAAATCATGAAATGGCCTATACGATTAATGGAAAGACATTTCCGAACACGGAAAATATTCAAGTGAAGGAAGGAGAGAAAGTAAAAGTTACATTAAGGAATAATTCGATGATGGATGATCATCCTATGCACTTACATGGACACTTCTTTCAAATAATAAGCAAAAATGGGAAGTTAGTTGAAGGATCTCCTATCATCAAAGATACCGTGAATTTAACTCCAGGTGATGAATATGTTATTGCATTCGAAGCTGATAATCCAGGTGATTGGCTTTTCCACTGTCATGACCTTCATCATGCTTCTGCTGGCATGGTGAATATGGTGAAGTATGACAATTTCCAGCCTGATTTTGAACTAGATCCAAATGCTAATAATAAACCTGAGTAA
- a CDS encoding cob(I)yrinic acid a,c-diamide adenosyltransferase gives MRLYTKGGDKGKTSVIGGRVDKDDLRVEAYGTIDEVNSFVGQARSHLEAKKFDDIQKDLEKIQHELFDLGGELATLDKDRETVFTNDTIEYLEKRIDEYTQEAPPLQRFVLPGGTKGSSSLHIARTVTRRGERLVVQLSKLDESTSALALKYLNRLSDYFFAAARVVNIRDGGKDVEYIRSKNVFSPKSDN, from the coding sequence ATGAGGCTATACACAAAAGGTGGAGACAAAGGGAAAACGAGTGTCATTGGAGGACGCGTCGATAAAGACGATCTTCGTGTTGAAGCATATGGCACTATAGATGAAGTGAACTCGTTCGTCGGTCAAGCACGCTCACATCTTGAAGCAAAGAAATTTGATGATATTCAAAAGGATCTTGAAAAAATTCAGCATGAATTATTTGATCTCGGTGGAGAATTAGCTACTCTTGATAAAGATCGCGAAACCGTATTTACAAACGATACGATTGAGTATTTAGAAAAGCGTATTGATGAGTATACACAAGAAGCACCCCCGCTTCAGCGCTTTGTTCTACCTGGTGGAACAAAAGGCTCATCTAGCCTCCATATTGCGAGAACCGTTACTCGACGAGGGGAAAGACTAGTCGTTCAGCTTTCTAAACTTGATGAATCGACATCCGCTTTAGCGTTAAAATATTTAAATCGACTGTCAGATTATTTCTTCGCTGCAGCAAGAGTCGTAAATATTCGTGATGGTGGGAAGGATGTCGAATATATTCGCAGTAAAAATGTCTTTTCTCCTAAAAGCGATAATTAA
- a CDS encoding iron ABC transporter permease, whose amino-acid sequence MQKSFILRSLQTNKAFTYCIALLFLFLSIILGVSIGTVSVPFTVIIQLFVMKLLPFLSFEVEEQLAYIVNLIRLPRVVLAGLVGASLALAGAAFQGLLRNPLADPYTLGISSGASVGAVVTIFFNLSIPFLSLFTLPFMSIVAAFITIFLVLIFTKKIDPTMKVETIILTGIIFSSFLGATISLMIALTGDQLRQIIGWLLGSVAMRGWEHVWILIPFFLVGCIVLLWNAKELDVLTFGEEKAQYLGVNVHRRKMMILLAGSIVTGAAVSVSGTIGFVGLVIPHFVRLIWGPSHRQLLILSIVYGAGFLILADLISRTIIAPTELPIGVITALFGAPVFGLVLMKQKRERSGRL is encoded by the coding sequence TTGCAAAAGTCATTTATCCTGAGGTCTTTACAAACGAATAAAGCATTCACGTATTGTATTGCCTTACTATTTCTTTTCTTATCAATTATTTTAGGCGTATCGATTGGTACTGTGTCCGTTCCGTTCACTGTGATTATTCAACTTTTTGTCATGAAGCTTCTACCTTTTCTTTCATTTGAGGTTGAGGAACAACTGGCGTATATCGTAAATTTGATTCGTTTGCCACGTGTCGTACTAGCTGGACTTGTAGGTGCTTCTCTTGCGTTAGCTGGAGCTGCCTTCCAAGGACTACTCAGAAACCCGTTAGCAGATCCCTATACATTAGGGATCTCATCGGGGGCTTCCGTTGGAGCGGTTGTCACCATCTTTTTTAATTTGTCGATACCCTTCCTCTCCCTTTTTACCCTTCCATTCATGAGTATCGTCGCTGCCTTTATCACAATTTTTTTGGTTCTTATTTTTACAAAGAAAATTGATCCGACGATGAAGGTGGAAACGATTATTTTAACAGGCATTATATTTAGCTCTTTTTTAGGAGCAACGATATCCCTCATGATAGCGCTCACGGGTGATCAGCTTCGCCAAATCATTGGTTGGTTATTAGGAAGTGTCGCGATGAGAGGCTGGGAACATGTATGGATATTAATTCCGTTTTTCCTCGTTGGCTGCATCGTTCTGTTATGGAATGCAAAAGAGTTAGATGTATTAACCTTTGGGGAAGAAAAAGCACAGTATTTAGGTGTGAATGTTCACCGGCGTAAAATGATGATCTTGCTGGCAGGTTCCATTGTGACTGGAGCGGCAGTGTCAGTATCCGGTACGATCGGATTTGTAGGTTTAGTCATCCCCCACTTTGTTCGTCTTATATGGGGACCAAGCCACCGACAATTGCTCATTTTATCGATCGTCTATGGGGCCGGCTTTCTTATTTTAGCTGATCTGATTTCACGCACGATCATTGCACCAACAGAGCTGCCAATTGGTGTTATTACAGCCCTTTTTGGCGCGCCAGTCTTCGGACTCGTGCTTATGAAGCAAAAACGTGAAAGAAGTGGTAGGCTATGA
- a CDS encoding metallophosphoesterase: MKKKKKVALYVLLTVVVLGLFSYYQNNSITTTNMSIQSDQIPEAFNGYKVVQLSDLHSKSFGKNQRVLVEKVKETNPDVIVFTGDLVDSKKYNEENSVVLMELLTSIAPVYYVSGNHEWWSERFATLEERLTSAGVKVLRNSSEVIERENEQIHIVGIDDPAIQPFLEEGETTDKAITKALEGIDPAEHFTILLAHRPEYFGIYAEHELDLALAGHAHGGQVRIPFIGGVVAPNQGFFPEYTSGTYTEADSKMIVHRGLGNSIIPQRIFNRPEIIVITLASKNE, from the coding sequence ATGAAAAAAAAGAAGAAGGTTGCGTTGTATGTTTTACTAACTGTTGTAGTATTGGGTTTGTTTTCTTATTATCAAAACAATTCGATTACAACGACAAACATGAGTATTCAATCAGATCAAATTCCAGAAGCATTCAATGGCTATAAGGTTGTCCAATTATCTGATTTACATAGTAAGTCCTTTGGTAAGAACCAGCGGGTGTTAGTGGAAAAGGTGAAAGAGACCAATCCTGATGTCATTGTCTTTACGGGTGATTTAGTCGATTCGAAAAAATATAATGAAGAAAATAGTGTCGTGTTAATGGAACTGTTAACGAGCATAGCCCCTGTTTATTACGTTAGTGGAAATCATGAATGGTGGTCAGAAAGGTTTGCCACATTAGAAGAGAGGTTAACAAGTGCTGGAGTAAAAGTACTCCGGAATTCTAGTGAAGTGATTGAAAGAGAAAATGAACAAATTCATATCGTAGGGATTGATGATCCGGCGATTCAACCTTTTTTGGAAGAGGGAGAGACAACGGATAAAGCCATTACAAAGGCTCTTGAAGGGATTGATCCGGCAGAACACTTTACGATTCTCCTCGCACATCGGCCAGAGTATTTCGGTATCTATGCCGAGCACGAGCTGGACCTTGCTTTAGCCGGCCATGCACATGGGGGGCAAGTTCGAATTCCGTTTATAGGTGGTGTTGTAGCGCCTAATCAAGGTTTCTTCCCAGAATATACGTCAGGAACCTATACTGAAGCTGATTCGAAAATGATTGTTCATCGAGGGTTAGGAAACAGCATTATTCCTCAACGTATCTTTAACCGTCCTGAAATCATCGTCATTACCTTAGCATCTAAGAATGAATAA
- a CDS encoding phospholipase D-like domain-containing protein codes for MLEVVSFHPNRNRKVDVDRMGKRLKAFIVFIFIFSLVSPSIRTGHAAIKGDVVLNEIAWMGTTVSSNDEWIELYNNTSSTISLAGWTLSATDGSPTITLSGVIEANDYYLLERSDDQTVANVLADLIYTGALSNTVESLELRDENGNLIDNVSSWFAGDNNEKATMERVDPNDASISTNWVSSTVAYQEGFGTPKQLNSASSNDLIGCNTTTEQLNNVSNELGAINVYFNKCALVEYADENNEANYNVNLETRLIERLNEATTSIDMTAYEINLPKVVDTLLQKASEGIDVRFIADAKDADDPHNLERFELMRLYVEKMVRGLDGVIGTADDIHVFSDSPMFVVEDSVKRVEYGLPAQFSDVPEVTVQLSNAVYTGHMFVDAEQKDVNAYYSPNTQMHNKFAIIDDRWVFTGSWNYTVTGLYGTDENMENAVLDGNQQHVVEVHSPDLANIYEVEFNEMWGSNTLTPDPLNANFNTRKTDNTKHFVEINGKTVEIYFSSGDNALGRVQELIKNEADQSAYFTMFAWSDQQVLDELKHKWEGSYTDLTGTLTGFDVKGVFDASYWNQWWSASVDMTGRTATQQSEGNPNTRWANPAPVYKDNESRKLHSKTMLIDANSTSDPTVILGSTNWSENGNNVNDENMLIIHDESITNQFLQEFNARYENAGGF; via the coding sequence ATGTTGGAAGTGGTTTCATTTCATCCTAATAGAAATAGAAAGGTAGATGTTGATAGAATGGGAAAACGATTAAAAGCATTCATTGTCTTTATCTTTATTTTTTCACTTGTGTCACCTTCAATTAGAACCGGGCATGCAGCAATAAAAGGTGATGTTGTCTTAAATGAAATTGCCTGGATGGGTACGACGGTAAGTAGCAATGATGAGTGGATTGAATTGTATAATAATACAAGTTCTACTATTTCTTTAGCAGGATGGACATTAAGCGCTACGGATGGTTCACCGACCATTACGTTAAGTGGTGTAATTGAAGCGAATGATTATTACCTTTTAGAACGAAGTGATGATCAAACGGTAGCCAATGTATTGGCAGATTTGATCTATACAGGAGCATTGAGCAATACGGTTGAATCGCTTGAACTAAGAGATGAGAATGGTAATTTAATAGACAATGTTTCAAGTTGGTTTGCTGGAGACAATAATGAGAAAGCCACAATGGAAAGGGTCGATCCAAACGATGCTTCTATTTCAACAAACTGGGTTAGCTCAACTGTCGCGTATCAAGAAGGCTTTGGAACTCCTAAACAACTAAACTCTGCTTCTTCAAATGATCTGATTGGATGTAATACGACGACAGAACAATTAAATAATGTATCAAATGAGTTAGGAGCCATTAATGTCTATTTTAATAAATGCGCTTTAGTTGAGTATGCTGATGAGAATAATGAAGCCAATTATAACGTGAACCTAGAAACACGATTAATTGAACGCTTAAATGAAGCCACAACAAGTATTGATATGACTGCTTACGAAATTAATCTCCCAAAAGTGGTCGATACGTTACTACAGAAAGCTAGTGAAGGGATTGATGTTCGCTTCATTGCTGATGCTAAAGATGCGGATGACCCTCACAATTTAGAGCGGTTTGAATTAATGAGACTATACGTTGAAAAAATGGTGAGAGGTCTTGATGGTGTCATTGGGACGGCCGACGATATTCACGTATTTTCAGATTCACCTATGTTTGTCGTCGAGGACAGTGTAAAAAGAGTAGAGTATGGTTTACCTGCTCAGTTCAGTGACGTTCCTGAAGTGACCGTTCAACTTAGCAATGCTGTATATACGGGGCATATGTTTGTAGATGCTGAGCAAAAAGACGTGAACGCTTACTATTCACCAAATACTCAAATGCATAATAAATTTGCGATTATTGATGACCGTTGGGTTTTTACAGGAAGTTGGAACTATACAGTAACGGGTTTATACGGAACGGATGAAAATATGGAGAATGCGGTATTAGATGGGAATCAGCAACATGTTGTCGAAGTTCACAGTCCAGACCTTGCCAATATTTATGAGGTTGAATTCAATGAAATGTGGGGAAGTAATACATTGACTCCCGATCCACTGAATGCGAACTTTAACACACGAAAAACGGATAATACGAAGCATTTTGTCGAGATTAATGGGAAAACGGTTGAAATTTACTTTTCTTCAGGTGACAATGCGTTAGGTCGTGTTCAAGAGCTAATTAAAAATGAAGCGGATCAAAGCGCTTATTTCACAATGTTTGCTTGGAGTGACCAACAAGTATTAGATGAATTAAAACATAAGTGGGAAGGGTCCTATACTGATTTAACAGGAACGCTTACAGGCTTTGATGTAAAAGGAGTATTTGATGCTAGCTATTGGAATCAATGGTGGTCAGCAAGTGTCGACATGACTGGTAGAACGGCAACACAACAAAGTGAAGGGAATCCAAATACACGTTGGGCAAATCCTGCACCAGTTTATAAAGACAACGAATCAAGAAAACTGCATAGCAAAACGATGCTAATTGATGCAAACTCCACAAGTGATCCGACCGTCATCTTAGGATCAACGAACTGGAGTGAAAATGGAAACAATGTGAATGATGAAAATATGTTGATTATTCACGATGAATCAATTACAAATCAATTTCTTCAAGAATTCAATGCTCGATATGAAAATGCGGGTGGTTTTTAA
- a CDS encoding ATP-binding cassette domain-containing protein, with product MIEVRSLTGGYGNKEIIRNVTFSVKQGEMYGILGPNGSGKTTLLKMMTGLLPYQRGSISIAGKELSQYSAKELAQTTAVLPQMSMQSFSYSVKEIVSLGRYSHQQGMFKSWSPNDEEIVQEVMELTGIKNYENVFIEQLSGGERQRVFLAQALAQQPKLLLLDEPTNHLDLAFQKSMLDTLKTWTIERGLTVLSIFHDLNLASLYCDTLLLLADGSVQKVEQPSKVLSERNITTVYQTKVQKIMHPHVAKPQIVLLPNVAEASSQPHFSLDLVERNDEKVVIQTSKPVKVMSTAIEGEAVGWFTAFFLSLKNDRVQSSEMLTRLIQKEGLIVEDTIAMMTPRSCHHISSSFYDEGKISFMMVVSLTKGIEKGSISVDHIMIFFNGYLSEATFLQAFMAVTEAKAAINCGKEESQSSNYSSPSITVAATQMGERLRDAGPHSPIGKRIKSSIDESIKEAKENK from the coding sequence ATGATTGAAGTTCGCTCATTAACAGGAGGATACGGAAATAAGGAGATTATTCGTAATGTCACTTTTTCCGTGAAGCAAGGGGAAATGTATGGTATTTTAGGACCAAATGGAAGTGGGAAGACGACGCTTTTAAAGATGATGACTGGTTTGCTGCCGTATCAGAGAGGTTCCATTTCCATCGCTGGGAAGGAGCTTAGCCAATACTCAGCGAAAGAGCTGGCACAAACGACAGCCGTTTTACCACAAATGTCTATGCAGTCTTTTTCCTATTCTGTTAAGGAAATTGTTTCTTTAGGTAGATATTCTCATCAACAAGGAATGTTCAAATCGTGGAGTCCGAACGATGAGGAGATTGTACAAGAAGTAATGGAATTGACAGGAATTAAAAACTATGAAAACGTCTTCATTGAACAGCTGTCTGGAGGCGAACGACAGCGAGTATTTTTAGCACAGGCACTTGCCCAGCAACCGAAACTACTACTATTAGATGAACCGACGAATCATTTAGATTTGGCGTTTCAAAAAAGTATGCTTGATACGCTCAAAACATGGACGATTGAAAGAGGTCTTACTGTATTATCAATCTTCCATGATCTAAATTTAGCTAGTTTATATTGTGATACATTACTATTATTAGCAGATGGTTCCGTACAAAAGGTAGAGCAGCCGAGTAAGGTCCTAAGCGAGAGGAATATTACAACGGTATATCAGACGAAGGTGCAAAAAATCATGCATCCACATGTGGCAAAGCCACAAATCGTCTTACTACCAAATGTTGCTGAGGCATCAAGTCAACCCCACTTTTCCCTTGACTTAGTAGAAAGAAATGATGAAAAGGTCGTCATACAAACTTCTAAGCCAGTAAAGGTTATGTCTACGGCAATAGAAGGGGAGGCAGTAGGGTGGTTTACAGCCTTTTTTCTATCGCTAAAAAACGATCGAGTGCAGTCTAGTGAGATGCTCACACGATTGATTCAAAAGGAAGGGCTAATCGTAGAAGATACGATTGCTATGATGACGCCTCGCTCTTGTCATCATATATCTTCTAGCTTTTATGATGAGGGGAAAATTTCATTCATGATGGTCGTGTCGTTAACGAAAGGGATTGAAAAAGGTTCCATTAGTGTTGACCATATCATGATCTTTTTTAATGGATATTTATCTGAAGCAACATTTCTTCAAGCGTTCATGGCTGTAACTGAAGCAAAGGCTGCAATAAACTGTGGAAAAGAAGAGTCCCAATCATCTAATTATTCATCACCAAGTATCACCGTTGCTGCAACGCAAATGGGCGAGCGACTTCGTGATGCAGGACCACATTCACCGATAGGAAAACGCATAAAGTCAAGTATTGATGAGAGTATAAAGGAAGCAAAAGAGAACAAATGA
- a CDS encoding ABC transporter substrate-binding protein, translated as MKKLFSLLFVLLSFGLAGCGEDEKKTEETKKPATEQTEEKAAFPVTLTDSVDNEVTLEAKPEKIVSIMPSITEILFAVGSGEEVVAGTDFDNYPEEAQNLEKIGGMEFNVEKIISLQPDLVLAPESGYALGQTGLEQIEEAGIPVLVVDDATNFDEVYASIEFIGKATGHMEEASNIIEDMKTTLNELKEKASSIEEAEKKNVFIEVSGDPLFTVGTSTFMHEILMAISANNVVEEEGWVELNEEKVVSLNPDVVITTYGEGAAEQVLAREGWQGVSAISNEEVYEVNSDLVSRPGPRLVQGVEEVAKVIYPEVFTNE; from the coding sequence ATGAAGAAGCTATTTTCATTATTATTTGTATTATTATCGTTTGGCTTAGCAGGCTGTGGAGAAGACGAGAAAAAGACAGAGGAAACAAAGAAACCCGCGACGGAACAAACAGAAGAAAAAGCAGCGTTTCCTGTCACGCTAACGGATAGTGTGGATAACGAAGTGACGCTTGAAGCGAAGCCAGAGAAGATTGTTTCAATCATGCCGAGTATTACTGAAATTCTCTTTGCGGTTGGCTCAGGTGAGGAAGTGGTTGCTGGAACAGATTTTGATAATTACCCAGAAGAGGCCCAGAATCTTGAAAAAATTGGTGGAATGGAATTTAATGTCGAGAAGATTATTTCGCTACAACCTGACCTAGTATTGGCTCCTGAATCTGGATATGCGTTGGGACAGACCGGCTTGGAGCAAATTGAAGAAGCAGGCATTCCTGTTTTGGTTGTCGATGATGCAACGAATTTCGATGAAGTATATGCATCTATTGAATTTATAGGGAAAGCAACAGGACACATGGAAGAAGCTTCGAATATCATTGAAGACATGAAAACAACGTTAAATGAACTGAAGGAAAAAGCAAGTTCGATTGAAGAAGCAGAGAAAAAGAACGTCTTTATTGAAGTAAGTGGAGACCCACTCTTTACGGTTGGGACCAGTACATTTATGCATGAGATTTTAATGGCGATTTCTGCAAATAATGTAGTAGAAGAAGAAGGCTGGGTTGAACTGAATGAAGAAAAGGTTGTTTCATTAAATCCAGATGTCGTGATTACTACATATGGAGAAGGAGCGGCTGAACAAGTCTTAGCAAGAGAAGGCTGGCAAGGTGTATCCGCTATTTCAAACGAAGAAGTATATGAGGTCAACTCTGATTTAGTGTCCCGTCCAGGGCCAAGGTTAGTACAAGGAGTAGAGGAAGTTGCAAAAGTCATTTATCCTGAGGTCTTTACAAACGAATAA
- a CDS encoding NUDIX hydrolase produces MSEKKCHTAFGVYGILLKDDKLLVVNKNRGPYINRYDLPGGSLEEGEALSKAMKREFLEETGLEIEIKENIGVIDFKLPWSWRDFTNVHHIAVYYSVKEIAGELSVPAQFNGQDSVGAVWVSENDVSLDNASPLVIKAFEWLRTNNLGIDLNTYEDWKVLK; encoded by the coding sequence GTGTCAGAAAAAAAATGTCACACGGCTTTTGGTGTATATGGGATTTTACTAAAAGACGACAAATTATTGGTGGTAAATAAGAACAGAGGTCCTTATATAAATAGATATGACCTTCCTGGAGGAAGCTTAGAAGAGGGTGAAGCTTTATCTAAAGCTATGAAAAGAGAATTTCTTGAAGAAACAGGTTTAGAAATTGAAATCAAGGAAAATATCGGTGTAATCGATTTTAAACTGCCTTGGTCATGGAGAGATTTTACTAATGTGCACCATATTGCCGTTTACTATTCTGTTAAAGAAATAGCTGGAGAGCTAAGCGTTCCAGCACAATTTAATGGACAAGACTCTGTTGGAGCTGTATGGGTATCTGAAAATGATGTATCGTTGGACAATGCCTCCCCACTTGTTATAAAAGCTTTTGAATGGTTAAGAACGAATAATTTAGGTATTGATCTGAATACTTACGAAGATTGGAAGGTTCTTAAGTAG
- a CDS encoding histidine phosphatase family protein, giving the protein MKTTIYMVRHGDSPKVGNERTRGLTTKGKRDANEITELLKGEEIDIFLSSPYDRAILTIEEMAQRAGKEIVVKEDLKERVFFHDDNRHPDNELFPVLEKSFSDPTYSLPGGESNQECQQRAVSVLNELLTEHQGRKMAIGTHGAVMTLMMHHYDKQYDLSFLLSTSKPDVYKMEFNGQDLVDVQRLWHKE; this is encoded by the coding sequence ATGAAAACAACTATCTATATGGTGAGACATGGCGATTCACCCAAAGTAGGCAATGAAAGAACAAGAGGATTAACGACGAAAGGAAAAAGAGACGCCAATGAAATAACGGAATTATTGAAGGGGGAAGAAATTGACATTTTCCTTTCAAGTCCCTATGACCGGGCAATCTTGACGATAGAGGAGATGGCTCAACGTGCAGGGAAGGAAATCGTCGTGAAGGAAGATTTGAAAGAAAGAGTGTTTTTCCATGACGACAACCGCCATCCTGACAACGAATTATTTCCCGTATTGGAAAAATCATTTTCCGACCCTACCTATTCACTACCAGGTGGTGAATCAAATCAAGAGTGCCAACAGCGAGCGGTGTCTGTTTTGAATGAATTATTAACTGAACATCAAGGAAGAAAAATGGCAATAGGCACTCACGGAGCGGTTATGACCTTAATGATGCATCATTATGACAAGCAGTATGATTTGAGCTTTCTCCTGAGTACATCGAAACCGGATGTATACAAAATGGAATTTAATGGTCAGGATTTAGTGGATGTCCAAAGGCTATGGCATAAAGAGTAG